Within the Gaiellales bacterium genome, the region CCGACGCCCATGTCCCGCGCGCGCTCGAGCATCGCTTGGCCCAGCGCGATGTCGGTCGTCGAGAGGCCGCGGTGCCAGAGCAGGATGCGCTCGTCGGCGCGCTCCCGGCCGGGCCGGTCGCCGCACACGATCTGGCCGAGCTCGGCATGCACCCGCTCCGCCGTCAGCCGGCCCGAGTCGACGTGCGCGCGCAGCGCCCCGAGCGGGCCGGCATGGGCCTGGCCCCAGTCGTCGACGACGATCTTTTGCATCGCGTCGGTCAGGTCGAGCTCGACGGCGCTGACGGTGCCGTAGGGCACGACCAGCGTTCCCGGGCCGATCCAGGCGGTGCGCAGGAGCGGCTCGGGCGCCTCGAGCCGTGACGCCTCGACGACGATGTCGGCGCCGCGGACGCACTCCTCCCAGCCGTCGACCGCCCGCACATCGGCGTGCAGCTCGGCGTCCAGCCGCTCGGCCAGCGCCGCCCGGCTCTCGGCGGTACGCGAGTGGATGCGCACCTCCTCGATGGCGGGCAGGACGTGGCACAGCAGGCGCACGTTCCACTCCGCCGTGCCCCTGCTGCCGACGTGGCCGAGGACGCGGCTGTCCGGCCGGGCCAGGTGGCGGCCGCCGATGGCGGTCACGGCGCCCGTGCGCATCGCGGTGATCGCGGTCGCGTCGACGATCGCGATGGGGACGCCCGTCGCCGGGTCCATCAGCAGCAGCAGCGCCAGCTCGGAGGGGAGGCCGAGCCGGCCGTTGTCGACGAAGTCGCCCACCACCTTCACCCCGGCCACGCCGTCGCGCGGGAGCGACCCGCGCAGGACGTTGAAGTGTCCGTCGGCGCCTGCGCCGGGGAAGAGGTGGACGCGCGGCTCGAGCACGACCTCGCCGCGGCCCTGGGCGGCCAGCACGTCGGCCACCGGATCGAGGATCGCGTCGCCGGCCAGCTCGAGCCGCTCGACGTCGGCGCCGCTCAGGTAGGTCAGCTCGATTCCTGCCACCGCACCGCCTCGCGCACCCGTTCCTGCAGTCGCCCGGACTCCACCAGCTC harbors:
- a CDS encoding ornithine cyclodeaminase family protein, translating into MAGIELTYLSGADVERLELAGDAILDPVADVLAAQGRGEVVLEPRVHLFPGAGADGHFNVLRGSLPRDGVAGVKVVGDFVDNGRLGLPSELALLLLMDPATGVPIAIVDATAITAMRTGAVTAIGGRHLARPDSRVLGHVGSRGTAEWNVRLLCHVLPAIEEVRIHSRTAESRAALAERLDAELHADVRAVDGWEECVRGADIVVEASRLEAPEPLLRTAWIGPGTLVVPYGTVSAVELDLTDAMQKIVVDDWGQAHAGPLGALRAHVDSGRLTAERVHAELGQIVCGDRPGRERADERILLWHRGLSTTDIALGQAMLERARDMGVGTRLPYR